Proteins from a single region of Companilactobacillus farciminis KCTC 3681 = DSM 20184:
- a CDS encoding DMT family transporter, protein MNNKLVGSILLSVAACIWGGTFVAVKVIVGQIHPLQLVWLRYAVAIVFLIGFSIIKREKWNFHAKDLKWFIPIGLTGYAVSLVAQETGTWFSSAQTGAVVTSSTPTFMVIFAWLLLKEKLTKVKIMSLVMATLGVIMIVGIHLSGKHILTGVFFLIVSALTWSLMSVMIQKLPNYSALQITIISASIALLCLTPFVINDAADFTSINFFNPKIMLCLFYVGAVSTAAAFVMWNKGLTMVSTSVSGLFYLLQPIVGTLLGWLLLGEGITVGFVIGSILILGSVFVSIRFAE, encoded by the coding sequence ATGAATAATAAGTTAGTTGGTTCAATTCTACTTAGTGTGGCAGCCTGTATTTGGGGTGGAACTTTCGTCGCGGTCAAAGTCATCGTTGGCCAAATCCATCCACTACAATTAGTTTGGTTACGCTATGCTGTGGCAATAGTCTTTTTGATTGGTTTTTCAATCATAAAACGAGAAAAGTGGAATTTTCATGCAAAGGACTTGAAGTGGTTTATTCCCATCGGACTGACTGGCTATGCAGTTTCTTTAGTGGCACAGGAGACTGGAACCTGGTTTTCCAGTGCTCAAACTGGTGCAGTCGTGACTTCTTCAACGCCGACGTTTATGGTAATTTTTGCTTGGTTACTATTAAAAGAGAAGTTAACTAAGGTCAAAATTATGTCTTTAGTCATGGCAACTTTAGGCGTGATTATGATTGTCGGAATTCACTTGAGTGGCAAACATATTTTAACCGGAGTATTTTTCTTGATCGTGTCGGCTTTAACTTGGTCGTTGATGTCGGTCATGATCCAAAAGCTCCCTAATTATTCAGCACTTCAGATTACTATTATTTCGGCCTCGATAGCCTTGTTGTGTTTGACACCATTTGTTATCAACGATGCAGCCGACTTCACGTCAATCAATTTCTTCAATCCAAAAATCATGCTTTGCTTGTTTTACGTGGGAGCAGTCTCAACCGCAGCTGCTTTTGTAATGTGGAACAAAGGTTTAACGATGGTCAGCACTAGTGTTTCGGGACTGTTTTATTTATTGCAGCCAATAGTTGGAACTCTGTTAGGTTGGTTGTTATTGGGTGAAGGTATTACGGTTGGTTTTGTTATTGGATCGATTTTGATTTTAGGCAGTGTTTTTGTGTCGATTAGATTTGCGGAATGA
- the budA gene encoding acetolactate decarboxylase: MSKTHTLYQHGTLALLVPGLLDGTITMKELLKHGDTGIGTGEGLDGELIILDGVPYQVDHEGNVNVVNDDFTLPFANSHFAEYKRLTDIEELSQAELDKKIGAMTSANTFYSIKVHGTFTNIKTRAVKKSHKPYATLGKTAEDQSIFLRESVEGTLLSYYSPQIFDGAAVGGFHHHFLSDAHDFGGHVLGFGGATGNVEIQQFDTLEQHLPIHNKDFMNYDFSDWDILGEIHNAE, from the coding sequence ATGTCAAAAACACATACACTTTATCAACACGGTACATTAGCTTTGTTAGTTCCGGGATTATTAGACGGTACAATTACGATGAAAGAACTATTAAAACACGGTGACACTGGTATCGGTACTGGCGAAGGACTTGACGGTGAATTAATAATTTTGGACGGTGTGCCTTATCAAGTCGATCACGAAGGCAACGTCAATGTCGTTAATGATGATTTTACTTTACCATTTGCCAACAGCCACTTCGCTGAATACAAACGTTTGACTGATATCGAAGAACTATCGCAAGCCGAATTGGACAAAAAAATCGGTGCTATGACTTCGGCCAATACTTTTTATTCCATTAAAGTTCACGGTACTTTCACTAATATCAAAACTCGCGCTGTTAAGAAATCTCATAAACCTTACGCTACTTTGGGAAAGACAGCTGAGGATCAAAGTATTTTCTTACGCGAATCAGTTGAAGGAACACTCTTGAGCTACTACTCCCCTCAAATCTTTGACGGTGCAGCAGTTGGCGGTTTCCATCACCATTTCTTATCCGATGCGCATGACTTTGGCGGTCACGTATTAGGATTCGGTGGCGCTACTGGTAACGTTGAAATTCAACAATTCGATACTTTGGAACAACACTTGCCAATTCATAATAAGGATTTTATGAACTATGACTTCTCTGATTGGGATATTTTAGGAGAAATTCATAACGCTGAATGA
- the alsS gene encoding acetolactate synthase AlsS has protein sequence MTKQPNGAQALIQSMINQDVKYVFGLPGAKIDQLFENLEHNDNSKTPKLIITRHEQNAAFMAAGIGRLTGKPGVVATTSGPGVSNLATGLITATSEGDPVVAIGGQVPRNDIARLTHQSISSKELLSAATKDSVEVQDANNLSESFANAYQTATAAKAGATFISIPQDVLNDDVTRKTIKSLSPVEQGSADQDTVNEIIEKIKNAKLPVILAGMRSSTNEVTHKIHKFLHKFSIPVVETFQGAGVISRDLEKNYYGRVGLFRNQIGDTILKESDLIIAIGYDPVEYEARNWNVGRTGEIINLDSIAPEITNDYQPDLIVQADIAKTLDEISEQLPEDIDLGEKMHQHLADQQEKFTKKDAIPENHSDKNGIHPLAIIHALQNQVNDDTTVTVDVGSLYIWMARHFRSYKPRHLLFSNGMQTLGVALPWAIAAALERPEQPIVSVAGDGGFLFSGQELETAVRLNLNIVQLVWDDGYYDMVRFQEIAKYGHDSGVKLGPVDFVKYAESFGATGMRVERTDDLEPMLAKAFATKGPVVLHIPVDYSDNIKLASKLVDDVLN, from the coding sequence ATGACAAAACAACCTAATGGTGCTCAAGCTTTGATTCAAAGTATGATCAACCAAGATGTTAAATACGTCTTTGGATTGCCTGGTGCCAAGATTGACCAACTATTCGAAAATCTCGAACATAACGATAATTCCAAAACTCCTAAACTAATCATCACTCGTCACGAACAAAATGCGGCTTTCATGGCTGCTGGTATCGGACGTTTGACTGGTAAACCTGGCGTTGTCGCTACTACTTCTGGACCTGGTGTTTCTAACTTGGCTACTGGTTTGATCACAGCAACTTCTGAAGGGGATCCGGTCGTTGCTATAGGTGGTCAAGTGCCACGAAACGATATTGCTAGATTAACGCACCAAAGCATCTCAAGTAAAGAGCTTTTATCTGCGGCTACTAAGGATAGTGTCGAAGTTCAAGATGCCAACAATCTTTCGGAGTCTTTTGCAAACGCTTACCAAACAGCTACTGCAGCTAAAGCCGGAGCTACTTTTATCTCAATCCCCCAAGATGTCCTAAACGACGACGTCACACGCAAAACTATCAAGAGCCTTTCACCAGTTGAACAAGGCAGTGCTGACCAAGATACTGTTAATGAAATTATTGAAAAAATCAAAAACGCTAAGTTGCCAGTAATCCTAGCTGGTATGCGTTCTTCTACTAATGAAGTTACTCATAAGATCCACAAATTCTTGCACAAGTTCTCAATTCCCGTTGTCGAAACTTTCCAAGGTGCCGGGGTCATTTCTCGTGATCTTGAAAAGAACTATTACGGCCGTGTCGGTTTATTCAGAAACCAAATCGGTGACACTATTTTGAAGGAAAGTGACTTAATCATCGCCATCGGTTACGATCCAGTCGAATATGAAGCTCGTAATTGGAACGTCGGCCGCACTGGTGAAATCATCAACCTCGATAGCATCGCCCCAGAAATCACTAACGATTACCAACCAGACTTGATTGTTCAAGCTGACATCGCTAAAACTTTGGACGAAATTAGTGAACAATTGCCTGAAGATATTGATCTAGGTGAAAAGATGCATCAACATTTAGCTGACCAACAAGAGAAATTTACCAAAAAAGATGCCATTCCCGAAAATCATTCCGACAAAAATGGTATCCACCCTCTAGCTATTATCCACGCTTTGCAAAACCAAGTTAACGATGACACGACCGTAACAGTTGATGTTGGTAGTTTATACATTTGGATGGCACGTCATTTCAGAAGTTATAAGCCTAGACACCTATTATTCAGTAATGGTATGCAAACACTTGGAGTTGCTCTTCCTTGGGCGATTGCAGCAGCTTTGGAACGTCCTGAACAACCTATCGTTTCCGTTGCTGGCGATGGTGGCTTCCTCTTCTCTGGACAAGAACTAGAAACAGCCGTCCGTTTAAATCTCAACATCGTGCAACTAGTTTGGGACGACGGATATTACGATATGGTCCGTTTCCAAGAAATTGCCAAATACGGTCACGACTCCGGTGTCAAATTAGGACCCGTTGATTTCGTCAAATACGCTGAAAGCTTCGGTGCTACTGGTATGCGTGTCGAAAGAACCGATGACCTAGAACCAATGTTAGCCAAAGCTTTCGCTACTAAGGGACCAGTCGTTTTGCACATCCCTGTGGATTACTCTGACAACATCAAACTAGCTTCCAAGTTGGTTGACGACGTCTTGAATTAA
- a CDS encoding MarR family winged helix-turn-helix transcriptional regulator produces the protein MKNIGYLAQDISILHRQYYKDTREKFNQINLNPTAACILLAVSDYENISQNQVARSLVIDKGLATREINKMEKLNYLTKSDGAGKTKILNLTETGNKVVDTVQHIRSQWWEDRFAKSGITPDSPLVSSIEAVVSTIIDPIE, from the coding sequence ATGAAAAACATTGGATATTTAGCACAAGATATTTCTATCTTACATAGACAATATTACAAGGATACGAGGGAAAAGTTCAACCAAATCAACTTAAATCCGACCGCCGCTTGTATTTTGTTAGCCGTCAGCGATTATGAAAATATTAGCCAAAATCAAGTTGCCAGATCTTTAGTCATCGACAAAGGTTTAGCCACTAGAGAAATTAATAAAATGGAAAAACTCAATTACTTAACTAAATCAGATGGAGCAGGCAAGACGAAGATTTTGAATTTGACCGAAACTGGCAACAAGGTCGTCGATACGGTTCAACATATCCGCAGTCAATGGTGGGAAGACCGCTTTGCTAAATCCGGCATCACTCCTGACAGTCCACTAGTTTCTTCCATTGAAGCCGTAGTTTCTACTATTATTGACCCAATAGAATAA
- a CDS encoding metal-dependent transcriptional regulator yields MNDLNFLRLIFELGGSFQNVNNIDLAVKANVSKASISDRTQHLAKLGLVKYTKYYGTKLTKKGLNAVIPLIQQHSLLEIWLFEKLDIPLSQVYEKATQLCERPDPLVIERLNIYLDYPKTCPHGNIIPINCPIPEFSEETLLSKQSTSDKIWKIINFSEDNYLFQILGNIDIKLGDQIQILNINDYDHSMVVLNLRNNIKQILPKNITKMIRVDKVTAMEKSV; encoded by the coding sequence ATGAATGATCTAAATTTCCTACGTTTGATCTTCGAATTAGGCGGCAGTTTTCAAAATGTGAACAACATCGACCTCGCCGTCAAAGCTAATGTTAGCAAGGCTTCTATCTCTGATCGAACGCAGCATTTAGCAAAGTTAGGCTTGGTTAAATATACAAAATACTATGGAACCAAATTGACCAAAAAGGGCTTGAACGCAGTTATACCATTGATTCAACAGCACAGTCTCCTAGAAATTTGGTTATTTGAGAAACTCGACATTCCACTAAGTCAAGTGTATGAGAAGGCAACTCAATTGTGCGAACGTCCTGATCCATTAGTAATTGAGCGCTTAAATATTTATTTAGACTATCCAAAGACTTGCCCACACGGGAATATTATTCCAATCAACTGCCCTATTCCCGAGTTTTCTGAGGAGACCCTGCTCTCCAAACAGAGTACTTCTGATAAAATTTGGAAAATCATCAACTTTTCTGAGGACAACTATCTCTTCCAAATTCTTGGAAATATCGACATCAAACTAGGCGACCAGATTCAAATTTTAAATATCAATGACTACGACCACTCAATGGTAGTTTTGAACTTACGCAATAATATCAAGCAGATTTTACCCAAGAACATCACTAAGATGATTAGAGTTGATAAAGTCACAGCAATGGAAAAGAGCGTTTGA
- a CDS encoding universal stress protein, with protein MSNQNNTFERVLVGVDDSADAQLAFRYAMHRCIKDGSTLIITSILENNEMNVYQALTKDYVHGERKELEAHMQEYRKVALDAGVKNVELMVAEGDPGETIVKDVIPSCDADLLVIGSLSKKGIKKYFGSQAAYMAKHAPISVMIIR; from the coding sequence ATGTCGAATCAAAACAACACTTTTGAACGTGTTTTGGTTGGTGTCGACGATTCAGCCGATGCCCAATTAGCATTTAGATATGCGATGCACCGTTGTATCAAGGACGGTTCAACGTTGATCATTACTTCTATTTTGGAAAATAATGAGATGAATGTTTACCAAGCACTTACGAAAGACTACGTTCACGGCGAACGCAAGGAATTAGAAGCACATATGCAGGAATATCGCAAGGTTGCTTTGGATGCTGGAGTTAAGAACGTTGAACTCATGGTAGCCGAAGGAGATCCTGGTGAGACTATCGTTAAGGATGTTATTCCTTCGTGTGATGCTGATCTTTTAGTTATCGGGTCACTTTCCAAAAAGGGGATCAAGAAGTACTTCGGTTCACAAGCTGCCTACATGGCAAAACATGCACCGATTTCAGTAATGATCATTCGTTAA
- a CDS encoding Nramp family divalent metal transporter: MAEKHKLIEYANGPSLQEINGTVDVPRDKGFFKTLFAYSGPGALVAVGYMDPGNWSTSITGGQNFQYLLMSVILMSSLIAMLLQYMAAKLGIVSKMDLAQAIRARTSRSLGIVLWILTELAIMATDIAEVIGGAIALYLLFNIPLVIAVFITVGDVLVLLLLTKIGFRKIEAIVVCLILVILFVFVYQVALSNPDWGGVFAGLIPTGKTFSTSPSIGGQTPLTGALGIIGATVMPHNLYLHSAISQTRKVNHADEKSVAQNVRFSAWDSNIQLTAAFFVNALLLIMGVAVFKSGAVKDPSFFGLYQALSDTSTLSNGVLIAVAKSGVLSTLFAVALLASGQNSTITGTLTGQVIMEGFVHMRMPLWLRRLVTRLISVIPVLICVMLTSGKSVIDEHEALNTLMNNSQVFLAFALPFSMLPLLLMTDSATEMGNKFKNAPWIKGFGWLSVIALTFLNLYGLPGQIQAFYGDNPTGAQTMQANIIAYVLIAAVLALLIWTIIDMHKGNERLKNVLAKEDVTSTYEHLAKMSASAGSEEEFDKEATAERNSEQR; encoded by the coding sequence ATGGCTGAAAAGCATAAATTAATCGAATACGCAAACGGTCCTTCTCTACAAGAGATTAATGGAACCGTCGATGTACCAAGAGACAAGGGCTTTTTCAAAACTTTGTTCGCATACTCAGGTCCAGGGGCACTAGTTGCTGTTGGATACATGGATCCAGGTAACTGGTCAACATCAATTACCGGTGGTCAAAATTTCCAATACCTATTAATGTCAGTTATTCTAATGTCTAGTTTAATTGCCATGTTACTGCAATATATGGCTGCTAAACTAGGAATTGTGAGTAAGATGGATCTAGCGCAAGCTATTCGTGCTAGAACTAGTAGATCACTGGGAATCGTTTTATGGATTCTAACCGAGTTAGCCATTATGGCGACTGATATTGCCGAAGTTATCGGTGGTGCCATCGCCTTGTACTTATTATTTAATATTCCATTAGTAATTGCCGTATTTATCACTGTTGGTGATGTTTTGGTATTACTACTATTAACAAAGATTGGTTTCAGAAAAATCGAAGCTATCGTTGTATGTTTAATTCTTGTTATTTTATTCGTTTTCGTTTATCAAGTTGCACTATCAAATCCTGATTGGGGTGGCGTATTTGCTGGCTTGATCCCAACTGGTAAGACTTTCTCAACAAGCCCATCAATCGGTGGTCAAACACCATTAACAGGTGCTCTAGGTATCATTGGTGCTACTGTTATGCCTCACAACTTGTACCTACACTCAGCTATTTCACAAACTAGAAAAGTTAACCATGCTGATGAAAAATCAGTTGCTCAAAATGTTCGTTTCTCAGCTTGGGATTCAAATATTCAATTAACAGCTGCTTTCTTCGTTAATGCTTTACTACTTATCATGGGTGTTGCCGTATTCAAGAGTGGTGCTGTTAAAGATCCATCATTCTTCGGTTTGTACCAAGCTCTATCTGATACATCAACTTTGAGTAATGGTGTTTTGATTGCCGTTGCTAAGTCAGGTGTACTTTCAACATTGTTCGCTGTTGCTTTGCTTGCTTCAGGTCAAAACTCAACTATTACTGGTACTTTGACTGGACAAGTTATCATGGAAGGTTTCGTTCACATGAGAATGCCTCTATGGTTACGTCGTTTGGTTACACGTTTGATTTCAGTTATCCCTGTTCTTATCTGTGTTATGTTAACAAGTGGTAAGAGTGTAATTGATGAGCACGAAGCCTTGAACACATTGATGAACAACTCACAAGTCTTCTTGGCCTTCGCACTTCCATTCTCAATGTTGCCACTACTATTGATGACAGATAGTGCTACAGAAATGGGTAACAAATTCAAGAATGCTCCTTGGATCAAGGGATTCGGTTGGTTATCAGTTATCGCTTTGACATTCTTGAACCTTTACGGTCTACCAGGTCAAATCCAAGCCTTCTATGGAGATAACCCAACAGGTGCACAAACTATGCAAGCTAATATCATTGCTTACGTATTGATTGCTGCTGTTCTAGCACTATTGATTTGGACAATTATCGACATGCACAAAGGTAACGAAAGACTTAAGAACGTTTTGGCAAAAGAAGATGTTACATCAACTTATGAACATCTAGCTAAGATGTCAGCTTCAGCCGGTTCAGAAGAAGAATTCGACAAAGAAGCTACTGCTGAAAGAAATTCAGAACAAAGATAA
- a CDS encoding peptide deformylase, translating into MIKSINHDTTFLAQKAELATKADQSIVTDLLDTLKANSKDCVGMAANMIGVNKRIIVFSMGMMNVPMINPTIISKSGKYETEEGCLSLVGQRKTSRYNRIKVKYLDSNFQTHTQEFSNFVAQIIQHEIDHCDGILI; encoded by the coding sequence ATGATAAAATCAATTAACCACGATACAACTTTTCTAGCTCAAAAAGCTGAACTAGCAACCAAAGCTGACCAAAGCATCGTGACTGACTTACTAGATACCTTAAAAGCTAACTCCAAGGATTGTGTCGGCATGGCAGCTAACATGATTGGCGTCAATAAACGTATCATCGTCTTTTCTATGGGCATGATGAACGTTCCGATGATAAATCCTACTATTATTAGTAAATCTGGCAAATATGAGACTGAGGAAGGTTGTCTTTCATTAGTTGGGCAACGCAAGACTAGTCGTTATAATAGGATAAAAGTTAAATATTTGGATAGCAATTTCCAAACTCATACACAGGAATTCAGTAATTTCGTGGCTCAAATTATTCAGCATGAGATCGACCACTGCGATGGAATCTTGATATAA
- a CDS encoding glycosyltransferase family 8 protein: MNLLFAIDDNVTQQLMTTLYSIKQNSTIDKYSVYVIQDKRLQETDRIKQFCQKLGMHYHPVIIKDDQFDQAPTTDRYPKTIYYRLLAYKYLPKNIKKILYLDVDILVINDLKPLYNLDLKDYWYAAASHVSLDVTDNLNKLRLGNYETESYYNSGVMLMDLEAIRKNVKAQDIFDYINKKGRTLFLPDQDILNGLYGQNIMMIPDEIYNYDARMNPLYFAKSNGKWDIDWVIDHTVILHFCGRDKPWKLDYKERYSGLYKHYQHKAESI; encoded by the coding sequence ATGAATTTATTATTTGCGATTGATGACAACGTGACGCAACAATTAATGACGACTTTGTACTCAATCAAACAAAATTCTACTATTGATAAATATTCAGTTTACGTGATTCAAGACAAGAGATTGCAGGAAACTGACAGGATCAAGCAATTTTGCCAAAAGCTAGGGATGCACTATCATCCGGTTATTATCAAAGATGACCAATTCGATCAGGCACCAACGACTGACCGCTATCCTAAGACGATTTATTATCGTTTGTTGGCTTATAAGTACCTGCCTAAAAATATCAAAAAGATTCTCTATTTGGATGTCGATATTTTGGTGATCAATGACTTGAAGCCTCTGTATAACTTGGATTTGAAAGATTATTGGTATGCGGCCGCCAGCCACGTTTCTTTAGATGTGACCGACAACTTGAATAAATTAAGACTAGGGAATTATGAAACAGAAAGTTACTACAATTCAGGTGTCATGTTGATGGATTTGGAAGCTATCCGAAAAAATGTCAAAGCTCAAGATATTTTTGATTACATTAATAAAAAAGGGCGGACGTTATTTTTGCCTGATCAAGATATTCTCAATGGCTTGTACGGCCAAAATATTATGATGATACCAGATGAAATTTACAATTATGATGCCAGAATGAATCCACTGTATTTTGCCAAGAGTAATGGTAAGTGGGATATCGACTGGGTAATCGATCATACAGTGATTTTGCATTTCTGTGGTCGGGACAAACCTTGGAAGCTAGATTACAAAGAACGCTATTCAGGATTATATAAGCATTATCAACACAAAGCCGAATCGATTTAG
- a CDS encoding HicB domain-containing protein: MADKMIALRLDKDLYERITEDANRENRSVNNYIVTKLSEAVPTNNLEQRQIVGSVVGGDKINMANDLIEVKGIYYRYDLLANDSVNSKKSYQVIKANGNILTIQELKSEK; the protein is encoded by the coding sequence ATGGCAGATAAAATGATAGCATTGCGATTAGATAAGGATTTGTACGAACGGATCACGGAAGATGCTAACCGTGAAAATCGCAGTGTGAACAACTATATTGTCACCAAACTTAGTGAAGCAGTACCAACTAACAACCTCGAGCAGCGCCAAATAGTAGGGTCAGTCGTTGGGGGCGACAAGATCAATATGGCAAACGACTTGATTGAGGTCAAAGGTATTTACTATCGCTATGATTTGTTGGCAAACGATTCCGTTAATAGCAAGAAGAGTTATCAAGTCATCAAAGCAAATGGCAATATTTTAACAATTCAAGAACTAAAATCAGAAAAGTAG
- a CDS encoding SPFH domain-containing protein, whose product MFGLKVVRQNHVGLVETLGKYSREVRAGLNFYIPIFQKVRIVDLAMIPLALQGYSVITKDNAEVQTNVTLNYHVTDARKFEYENSNSVESMIQLVRGHLRDIIGKIDLNEALGSTSKINADLANAIGDLTNTYGIKVDRVNIDELKPSASITESMEKQIRADREKTAAIAKANGEARSIEIETKARNDATVSTAKAEAAATIARADAKAYEIKKLNDMLASVDNKYFTAQQIQAFSELAKSPTNTVVMSKDEIGKYSDIPVTAQVMNQMANDK is encoded by the coding sequence ATGTTTGGGTTAAAAGTAGTCCGTCAAAATCATGTTGGTTTGGTGGAAACGTTAGGGAAGTACAGTCGAGAAGTCAGAGCAGGATTAAATTTTTACATTCCTATCTTTCAAAAGGTCAGAATCGTCGATTTGGCAATGATTCCGTTGGCTTTGCAAGGTTATTCAGTTATTACCAAAGATAACGCTGAAGTGCAGACTAACGTAACTTTGAATTATCACGTGACTGATGCGAGAAAGTTCGAATACGAGAATAGCAATTCAGTTGAGTCAATGATCCAATTAGTCCGTGGTCACTTGCGTGATATCATCGGTAAGATTGACTTGAATGAAGCTCTAGGTTCCACTTCAAAAATCAACGCTGACTTGGCTAATGCAATCGGGGATTTGACCAACACTTATGGAATCAAAGTCGACCGTGTCAATATCGATGAATTGAAGCCTTCCGCATCCATCACCGAATCAATGGAGAAACAAATCAGAGCTGACCGTGAAAAGACCGCTGCAATCGCCAAAGCAAATGGTGAAGCTAGAAGTATTGAGATCGAGACCAAAGCTAGAAATGACGCCACGGTTTCGACTGCTAAAGCTGAAGCTGCTGCCACGATTGCTAGAGCCGATGCCAAAGCTTATGAGATTAAGAAATTGAATGATATGTTGGCTTCAGTTGATAATAAGTACTTCACAGCGCAACAAATTCAAGCCTTTTCCGAATTGGCTAAGTCACCAACCAATACCGTTGTGATGAGTAAAGATGAGATTGGGAAGTATTCTGATATTCCTGTGACAGCACAAGTTATGAATCAGATGGCTAATGATAAGTAA
- a CDS encoding phenolic acid decarboxylase — protein MTKTFKTLEDFLGTHFIYTYDNGWEYEWYAKNDHTVDYRIHGGMVGGRWVTDQEADIVMLTEGIYKISWTEPTGTDVALDFMPNEKKLHGTIFFPKWVQEHPEITVTYQNEHIDLMEESREKYETYPKMVVPEFANITYMGDAGQNNEDVISEAPYKSLPDDIRNGKYFDENYRRINK, from the coding sequence ATGACAAAAACATTTAAAACTTTAGAAGACTTTTTAGGAACACATTTTATTTACACTTACGATAACGGTTGGGAATACGAATGGTATGCCAAAAACGACCACACTGTTGACTACCGTATTCATGGCGGCATGGTTGGTGGCCGTTGGGTAACTGATCAAGAAGCTGACATCGTGATGCTTACAGAAGGTATCTACAAAATTTCTTGGACAGAACCTACTGGTACAGACGTTGCTTTGGACTTCATGCCTAACGAAAAGAAACTTCACGGAACAATCTTCTTCCCTAAGTGGGTCCAAGAACACCCGGAAATTACCGTTACTTACCAAAATGAACACATCGACTTAATGGAAGAATCACGTGAAAAGTACGAAACATATCCTAAGATGGTCGTTCCCGAATTTGCCAACATCACATACATGGGCGATGCTGGACAAAACAACGAAGATGTTATTAGTGAAGCACCTTACAAGAGCTTGCCAGACGACATTAGAAATGGCAAATACTTTGACGAAAACTACCGTCGTATCAATAAATAG
- a CDS encoding PadR family transcriptional regulator codes for MPKKRILPYVLLGLINNKKRLSGYQISQEFKHEVGDFWHASHSQIYPELARMKEDNWVTDEEEGKATYYTLTTTGHEVLRNWMREPLDGNEELFSLKLYFINDATDPLLKELLEQELKLKQDKYEYLQGRLRKVFTDKEEIKANFGHYLILTRAIEREKNHIEWLKNRL; via the coding sequence ATGCCGAAGAAACGAATTTTACCATACGTATTATTAGGATTGATCAACAATAAGAAGAGGTTGTCAGGATATCAAATCAGCCAAGAGTTCAAACATGAAGTTGGCGATTTTTGGCATGCCTCACACAGTCAGATTTATCCAGAACTCGCTCGAATGAAAGAAGACAACTGGGTCACTGACGAAGAAGAGGGCAAGGCTACTTATTATACGTTGACGACAACGGGTCACGAAGTATTGCGCAATTGGATGCGAGAACCACTCGATGGCAATGAAGAATTGTTCTCATTAAAGCTATATTTTATAAATGATGCGACTGATCCATTGTTGAAAGAATTGTTGGAACAAGAATTGAAGCTCAAACAAGATAAATATGAATACTTACAAGGGCGATTGAGAAAGGTTTTCACAGACAAAGAAGAAATTAAAGCAAATTTTGGCCATTATTTGATTTTAACGCGGGCTATCGAACGTGAAAAAAATCATATCGAATGGTTGAAAAATAGATTGTAA